From Pseudomonas alcaligenes, a single genomic window includes:
- a CDS encoding Hsp70 family protein: protein MSHDLPANALGIDFGTSNSTVGWWRPGVEPLLALEEDKVTLPSVIFFNIEERRPVYGRLALHEYLEGYEGRLMRSLKSLLGSKLLKSETTVLGSAMPFRDLLGLFIGELKKRAEAFAGREFEQVVLGRPVFFVDDDPLADAEAANTLVAVANKLGFKDVSFQYEPIAAAFDYERSVTREERVLIVDIGGGTSDFSLIRLSPERRTQLDRQSDILATGGVHIGGTDFDKQLSLEGVMPLFGYGSRMKSDAYMPTSYHLNLATWHTINAVYAQKSQLALQSMRYDIVDPTGIDRLFKLIEQRAGHWLAMQVEDSKIALTEQAERRIDLQRIEAGLDALLDRPLFDQAIGGLLERIQTSIGELLKQAGVKAEEIDTLFFTGGSSGIPALRQCVQALLPNARTTEGNTFGSIGSGLAIEAHKRYG from the coding sequence ATGAGTCACGACCTTCCCGCCAATGCCCTGGGCATCGACTTCGGCACCTCCAACTCCACCGTCGGCTGGTGGCGTCCCGGCGTGGAGCCGCTGCTGGCCCTGGAAGAAGACAAGGTCACCCTGCCCTCGGTGATTTTCTTCAACATCGAGGAGCGTCGCCCGGTCTATGGCCGCCTGGCCCTGCACGAATACCTGGAAGGCTACGAAGGCCGCCTGATGCGTTCGCTGAAGAGCCTGCTGGGCTCCAAGCTGCTGAAGAGCGAGACCACCGTACTGGGCAGCGCCATGCCGTTCCGCGACCTGCTCGGGCTGTTCATCGGCGAGCTGAAGAAGCGTGCCGAAGCCTTCGCCGGTCGCGAGTTCGAGCAGGTGGTGCTGGGTCGCCCGGTGTTTTTCGTCGACGACGACCCGCTGGCCGATGCCGAAGCCGCCAACACCCTGGTGGCAGTGGCCAACAAGCTCGGCTTCAAGGACGTGTCGTTCCAGTACGAGCCGATCGCCGCGGCCTTCGACTACGAGCGCAGCGTGACCCGCGAGGAGCGGGTGCTGATCGTCGACATCGGCGGCGGTACCTCGGACTTCTCGCTGATCCGCCTGTCGCCCGAGCGGCGCACCCAGCTCGACCGCCAGAGCGACATCCTCGCCACCGGCGGCGTGCATATCGGCGGCACCGACTTCGACAAGCAGCTCAGCCTGGAAGGCGTGATGCCGCTGTTCGGCTACGGCAGCCGGATGAAGAGCGATGCCTACATGCCCACCAGCTACCACCTCAACCTGGCCACCTGGCACACCATCAACGCGGTGTATGCGCAGAAGTCGCAACTGGCCCTGCAGAGCATGCGCTACGACATCGTCGACCCGACCGGCATCGACCGCCTGTTCAAGCTGATCGAGCAGCGCGCCGGGCACTGGCTGGCGATGCAGGTGGAAGACAGCAAGATCGCCCTCACCGAGCAGGCCGAGCGGCGCATCGACCTGCAGCGCATCGAGGCCGGACTCGACGCCCTGCTCGACCGGCCACTGTTCGACCAGGCCATCGGCGGCCTGCTCGAACGCATCCAGACCAGCATTGGCGAACTGCTCAAGCAGGCCGGAGTGAAGGCCGAGGAGATCGACACGCTGTTCTTCACCGGCGGCTCCAGCGGCATCCCCGCCCTGCGCCAGTGCGTCCAGGCGCTGCTGCCCAACGCCCGCACCACCGAGGGCAACACCTTCGGCAGCATCGGCAGCGGCCTGGCCATCGAGGCGCACAAGCGCTACGGCTGA